One window of Manihot esculenta cultivar AM560-2 chromosome 17, M.esculenta_v8, whole genome shotgun sequence genomic DNA carries:
- the LOC110604512 gene encoding transcription factor bHLH30, with protein MGAYYYSSNSSSGCGYFNSLDPFSRSLDGFNGVSRGGSMVSQALVLDSEKGELVKAPATRVAKKGMSEAKALAALKSHSEAERRRRERINAHLATLRGLIPCAEKMDKATLLAEVINQVKELKKNAIEASKGLLIPMDDDEVKVETHDNGAGDGTLSFKASLCCDYRPELLSDIRQAVDSLQLKMVDAQISTLGCRLKVVTFLTCCRDKNADEPELLTNSIHQALNFVLEKGSILPEYSPRTTLQNKRRRVTFLESSSSTS; from the exons ATGGGTGCATACTACTATAGCTCTAATTCTTCATCTGGGTGCGGTTATTTTAACTCGTTGGATCCATTTTCGCGTAGTTTAGATGGTTTTAATGGGGTTTCGCGAGGTGGGTCGATGGTCTCGCAGGCTTTGGTGTTGGATAGTGAGAAAGGAGAACTCGTAAAAGCACCGGCTACGAGAGTCGCGAAGAAAGGGATGTCTGAGGCCAAGGCTCTGGCGGCTCTGAAGAGCCATAGTGAGGcagagaggaggaggagggaaaGGATCAATGCTCATCTCGCTACTCTTCGTGGTCTTATTCCCTGCGCAGAAAAG ATGGACAAAGCCACACTGCTTGCTGAAGTTATTAACCAAGTGAAAGAACTAAAAAAGAATGCAATAGAAGCCAGTAAAGGTCTCCTAATTCCAATGGATGATGATGAAGTGAAAGTTGAAACACATGACAATGGAGCAGGAGATGGAACTTTGTCTTTTAAAGCATCTCTTTGCTGCGATTACCGACCTGAGCTTCTGTCTGATATAAGACAAGCAGTTGATTCCCTTCAATTGAAAATGGTGGATGCACAAATATCCACCTTAGGATGCCGGCTAAAGGTTGTTACTTTTCTAACCTGTTGCAGAGATAAGAATGCTGATGAACCAGAGCTTCTCACAAATTCTATTCACCAGGCCTTGAATTTTGTATTGGAGAAAGGTTCTATCTTGCCTGAATATTCACCAAGAACAACACTTCAAAACAAGAGGAGGAGGGTGACTTTCCTGGAATCCTCCAGCTCGACTTCTTGA